One window from the genome of Natronomonas pharaonis DSM 2160 encodes:
- a CDS encoding chorismate mutase, whose product MADNDTTDRSDTEMTRGDPAEMDLDELRKEIQSIDQEIVELIAQRTYVAESIAAVKRERGLPTTDESQEEAVMERAGENAEQFDVDANLVKAIFRLLIELNKVEQRESR is encoded by the coding sequence ATGGCTGACAACGACACAACAGACCGGAGCGACACGGAAATGACTCGCGGCGACCCCGCAGAGATGGACCTCGACGAACTCCGCAAGGAGATACAGAGTATCGACCAAGAAATCGTCGAACTCATCGCCCAGCGGACCTACGTCGCAGAGAGCATCGCCGCCGTCAAACGCGAGCGTGGCCTGCCCACGACCGACGAGTCACAGGAGGAAGCCGTCATGGAGCGGGCCGGCGAGAACGCCGAACAGTTCGATGTCGACGCCAATCTCGTCAAAGCAATTTTCCGCCTGCTGATAGAACTGAACAAGGTCGAACAGCGCGAAAGCCGATAG
- a CDS encoding glutamate-5-semialdehyde dehydrogenase, with protein sequence MTETTEAKVDAAQTAALELANESDEARQENLQAIADAIDERRAEVLEANEKDVEAAEEMLEAGEYSQALVDRLKLSDAKLDSIIEMVRSVAGQEDPLGKTLTARELDDGLDLYKVSVPIGVIGTVFESRPDALVQIAALSLRSGNAVILKGGSEASHSNRVLYEIIREATADLPDGWAQLIEAREDVDRLLGMDDSVDLLMPRGSSAFVSYIQDNTSIPVLGHTEGVCHVYVDDAADLDMATDIAYDAKVQYPAVCNAVETLLVHEDVAEEYLPDIAARYAEADVEMRGDEATRSVLDRDIEAATDDDWTSEYGDLIVAIKVVDSLESAIDHINTNGSKHTESIVTEDDGRASTFMRRLDSASVFHNASTRFSDGYRFGLGAEVGISTGKIHARGPVGLKGLTTYKYHLEGDGHLVATYAGEDAKPFSHEEFDGEWSP encoded by the coding sequence ATGACTGAGACGACCGAAGCCAAAGTCGACGCCGCACAGACCGCCGCGCTCGAACTCGCAAACGAAAGCGACGAAGCCCGGCAAGAGAACCTGCAGGCCATCGCCGACGCCATCGACGAACGGCGGGCGGAGGTTCTCGAAGCAAACGAAAAGGACGTCGAAGCGGCCGAGGAGATGCTGGAGGCCGGCGAGTACAGCCAAGCGCTCGTCGACCGGCTGAAGCTTTCCGACGCAAAACTCGACAGTATCATCGAGATGGTCCGCAGCGTCGCCGGTCAAGAAGACCCCCTCGGAAAGACGCTCACCGCCCGGGAACTCGACGATGGGCTCGACCTGTATAAGGTGTCGGTCCCCATCGGCGTCATCGGGACCGTCTTCGAGTCCCGTCCCGACGCCTTGGTTCAGATTGCGGCGCTCAGCCTCCGGTCCGGCAACGCCGTCATCCTGAAGGGCGGCAGCGAGGCCAGCCACTCGAACCGGGTCCTCTATGAGATTATTCGCGAGGCGACAGCGGACCTTCCCGACGGCTGGGCACAGCTCATCGAGGCCCGCGAGGATGTCGATAGACTGCTTGGAATGGATGATTCGGTCGACCTGCTGATGCCGCGTGGCAGCTCGGCGTTCGTCAGCTACATCCAAGACAACACCAGCATCCCGGTGCTGGGCCACACCGAAGGTGTCTGCCACGTCTATGTCGACGACGCAGCCGACCTCGACATGGCAACCGACATCGCATACGACGCAAAGGTCCAGTATCCGGCGGTCTGCAACGCCGTCGAGACGCTCTTGGTCCATGAGGATGTCGCCGAGGAGTACCTGCCCGACATCGCGGCCCGATACGCCGAGGCAGACGTCGAGATGCGCGGCGACGAGGCCACCCGCTCGGTGCTTGACCGCGACATCGAGGCCGCGACAGACGACGACTGGACCAGCGAATACGGCGACCTCATCGTAGCCATCAAAGTCGTTGACTCGCTGGAGTCGGCCATCGACCACATCAACACAAACGGCTCCAAGCACACCGAGTCCATCGTCACCGAGGACGACGGCCGGGCGTCGACATTCATGCGCCGGCTCGACTCGGCGAGTGTCTTCCACAACGCTTCGACGCGCTTCAGCGACGGCTACCGGTTCGGGCTCGGTGCGGAGGTCGGTATCAGCACCGGCAAGATACACGCCCGCGGCCCGGTCGGCCTTAAGGGGCTCACGACGTACAAATACCACCTCGAAGGCGACGGTCACCTCGTGGCGACCTACGCCGGCGAGGACGCCAAGCCGTTCAGCCACGAGGAGTTCGACGGCGAGTGGTCACCCTAA
- the proB gene encoding glutamate 5-kinase, producing MSETIADELGSVPQSVVEAAREDAANAKRVVVKAGTNSLTDEESNLDDDKLDKLVDDIADLLERDKDVLLVSSGAVGAGIGRVGYGSRTVEESQALSTVGQSHLMRRYTESFERYDRKVAQILLTQQDLENPERFTNFCNTVETLLEWDIVPIINENDAVATQEIRIGDNDMLSSSVAVGVDADLLVTLTDVDAVYTGNPKEDPDAERIEAVGENYDQIQGLVEESSSSDFGGIRTKVEGARNVSEYGIPAIIAGSAEPDVLQQIATGKSVGTLFVPINGETDD from the coding sequence ATGAGTGAAACGATAGCCGACGAACTCGGTTCGGTGCCCCAATCGGTTGTCGAAGCCGCACGCGAAGACGCCGCAAACGCCAAGCGCGTCGTCGTCAAGGCGGGGACGAACTCGCTCACCGACGAGGAGTCGAACCTCGACGACGACAAACTCGACAAGCTCGTCGATGACATCGCCGACCTCCTCGAGCGGGACAAGGATGTCCTGCTCGTCTCATCCGGCGCGGTCGGAGCCGGCATCGGACGGGTCGGCTACGGCAGCAGGACGGTCGAGGAATCACAGGCGCTGTCGACGGTCGGCCAGAGCCACCTGATGCGCCGGTACACCGAGAGCTTCGAGCGGTACGACCGAAAGGTCGCCCAGATTCTCCTGACCCAGCAGGACCTCGAAAACCCCGAGCGGTTCACGAACTTTTGTAACACCGTCGAGACGCTGCTTGAGTGGGACATCGTCCCGATAATCAACGAAAACGACGCCGTCGCGACACAGGAGATTCGCATCGGCGACAACGACATGCTCTCGTCGTCGGTCGCTGTCGGCGTCGACGCCGACCTGCTGGTGACGTTGACCGATGTCGACGCTGTCTACACCGGCAACCCGAAGGAAGACCCCGACGCCGAGCGTATCGAAGCGGTCGGAGAGAACTACGACCAGATACAGGGGCTCGTCGAGGAGAGCTCTTCGTCGGACTTCGGCGGCATCCGAACCAAAGTCGAGGGGGCGCGCAACGTCAGCGAATACGGTATCCCCGCAATCATCGCCGGCTCCGCCGAACCGGACGTACTACAACAAATCGCCACCGGCAAATCGGTGGGCACACTATTTGTCCCAATAAACGGTGAGACAGATGACTGA